GTCCGCGGAGGCCAGGAACACGTACGACGTGGCGATCTCAATGGGCTGCGCGGGGCGGCCCCAGTACGTGTCCTTGCCGAACTGCTTCACCTGGTCCATCGGCATGGTCGATGGGATCAGGGGGGTCCAGACGGGGCCCGGCGCCACGCAGTTGACGCGGATGCCGCGGTCCTTGACGTTCTCGGCCAGGGCGCGGGTGAAGGTGTGGATGGCGCCCTTGGTGGCCGAGTAGTCCACCAGGATCGGGTTGCCCTCGAACGCCGTCACCGAGCCGGTGTTGAGGATGACGCTGCCCTCCTTCATGTGGCGCAGCGACGAGCGCGCCATGTAGATGTAGCCGTAGATGTTGGTGCGAAACGTCCGGTCGAGCTGCTCGTCCGTGATGTCCTCGATGCCGTCCTGCGACATCTGGTAGGCGGCGTTGTTCACCAGGATGTCCAGCCGTCCGAACTCCGTCACCGCGCGCGCTACGAAGGCATCGCACTCCTTCGATTCGCGCACGTCGAACTGGTAGGTGATGCAGCGCCGCCCCGCCTTCTCCACCCAGCGCCGCGTCTCCTGCGCATCCTTTTCCTCCTCGTCGCCCAGGTAGCCGATCGCCACGTCCGCGCCCTCGCGCGCGAAGGCGATGGCGACCGCGCGCCCGATGCCGCTGTCGCCGCCGGTGATGATGGCCGCGAGCCCCTCCAGCTTGCCGCACCCCTCGTAGCTTTCCTCGCCGTGATCCGGCGGCGGGTCCATCGCGGCCTCGGTGCCGGGCGGGTCCTGCTCGGGGGTGCCCTTGCCGGGGCCGGGGCCGTTCATCGGATTGCGGTCCAGCATCGCAAGTCTCTCCGCGTACGCGAGTTAGGATGGCGGTCGGGAGGCGGCGCGGTATGCAGGACGCGTACCTTGCATGGGAACAGCGGTTTCACAGGCAGAGCCGCGGAGGGGTGGGGAAAGTACCGCGAAGGGATTTTCTCTGTGTCTTGAGGTGAGGCCCGGGGTTTGCCGCTGGGGTCCGCCTCACCTCGACTCGATGCCGAATGCCCAAACCAACGCTGTACGAC
The nucleotide sequence above comes from Longimicrobium sp.. Encoded proteins:
- a CDS encoding SDR family oxidoreductase gives rise to the protein MLDRNPMNGPGPGKGTPEQDPPGTEAAMDPPPDHGEESYEGCGKLEGLAAIITGGDSGIGRAVAIAFAREGADVAIGYLGDEEEKDAQETRRWVEKAGRRCITYQFDVRESKECDAFVARAVTEFGRLDILVNNAAYQMSQDGIEDITDEQLDRTFRTNIYGYIYMARSSLRHMKEGSVILNTGSVTAFEGNPILVDYSATKGAIHTFTRALAENVKDRGIRVNCVAPGPVWTPLIPSTMPMDQVKQFGKDTYWGRPAQPIEIATSYVFLASADARYFSAEVLAPTGKTPSR